Proteins found in one Penaeus vannamei isolate JL-2024 chromosome 29, ASM4276789v1, whole genome shotgun sequence genomic segment:
- the LOC138867314 gene encoding DNA-directed RNA polymerase II subunit RPB1-like: protein MVIYVVNSNMKRITAPHPNRRPLYATQRPLYTTQYTLIYFLLRPHSTPQFPTTPPQHTPVSHYAPTAHPSFPLRPHSTPQFPTTPPQHTPVSYYAPTAHPSFPLRPHSTPQFPTTPPQHTPVSHYAPTAHPSFLLRPHSTPQFPTTPPQHTPVSHYAPTAHPSFPLRPHSTPQFPTTPPQHTPVSHYAPTAHPSFLLRPHSTPQFPTTPPQHTPVSHYAPTAHVSFLLRPHSTPQFPTTPPQHTPVSYYAPTAHPSFLLRPHSTPQFPTTPPQHTPVSYYPPTAHPQFPTTPPQHTSVSHYAPTAHPSFLLRPHSTPQFPTTPPQHTPVSYYAHTAHPSFPLRPHSTPQFPTTPPQHTPVSYYAPTAHVSFPLRPHSTPQFPTTPPQHTPVSYYAPTAHPSFPLRPHSTRQFPTTPPQHTPVSYYAHTAHPSFPLRPHSTPQFPTTPPTAHPSFPLRPHSTRQFPTTPPQHTPVSYYAHTAHPSFPLRPHSTPQFPTTPTQHTPVSHYAPQHTPVSYYAPTAHPSFLLRPHSTRQFPTTPPQHTPVSSLQPHNTPECLSNHHDYF, encoded by the exons ATGGTGATATATGTAGTCAATAGCAACATGAAAAGGATAACAGCGC CACACCCAAATAGGAGACCCCTCTACGCTACACAGAGACCCCTCTACACTACACAGTACACCCTAATATATTTCCTACTACGCCCCCACAGCACACCCCAGTTTCCTACTACGCCCCCACAGCACACCCCAGTTTCCCACTACGCCCCCACAGCACACCCCAGTTTCCCACTACGCCCCCACAGCACACCCCAGTTTCCCACTACGCCCCCACAGCACACCCCAGTTTCCTACTACGCCCCCACAGCACACCCCAGTTTCCCACTACGCCCCCACAGCACACCCCAGTTTCCCACTACGCCCCCACAGCACACCCCAGTTTCCCACTACGCCCCCACAGCACACCCCAGTTTCCTACTACGCCCCCACAGCACACCCCAGTTTCCTACTACGCCCCCACAGCACACCCCAGTTTCCCACTACGCCCCCACAGCACACCCCAGTTTCCCACTACGCCCCCACAGCACACCCCAGTTTCCTACTACGCCCCCACAGCACACCCCAGTTTCCCACTACGCCCCCACAGCACACCCCAGTTTCCTACTACGCCCCCACAGCACACCCCAGTTTCCTACTACGCCCCCACAGCACACCCCAGTTTCCCACTACGCCCCCACAGCACACGTCAGTTTCCTACTACGCCCCCACAGCACACCCCAGTTTCCTACTACGCCCCCACAGCACACCCCAGTTTCCTACTACGCCCCCACAGCACACCCCAGTTTCCTACTACGCCCACACAGCACACCCCAGTTTCCCACTACGCCCCCACAGCACACCCCAGTTTCCTACTACCCCCCCACAGCACACCCCCAGTTTCCCACTACGCCCCCACAGCACACGTCAGTTTCCCACTACGCCCCCACAGCACACCCCAGTTTCCTACTACGCCCACACAGCACACCCCAGTTTCCCACTACGCCCCCACAGCACACCCCAGTTTCCTACTACGCCCACACAGCACACCCCAGTTTCCCACTACGCCCCCACAGCACACCCCAGTTTCCTACTACGCCCCCACAGCACACCCCAGTTTCCTACTACGCCCCCACAGCACACGTCAGTTTCCCACTACGCCCCCACAGCACACCCCAGTTTCCTACTACGCCCCCACAGCACACCCCAGTTTCCTACTACGCCCCCACAGCACACCCCAGTTTCCCACTACGCCCCCACAGCACACGTCAGTTTCCCACTACGCCCCCACAGCACACCCCAGTTTCCTACTACGCCCACACAGCACACCCCAGTTTCCCACTACGCCCCCACAGCACACCCCAGTTTCCTACTACGCCCCCCACAGCACACCCCAGTTTCCCACTACGCCCCCACAGCACACGTCAGTTTCCCACTACGCCCCCACAGCACACCCCAGTTTCCTACTACGCCCACACAGCACACCCCAGTTTCCCACTACGCCCCCACAGCACACCCCAGTTTCCTACTACGCCCACACAGCACACCCCAGTTTCCCACTACGCCCCACAGCACACCCCAGTTTCCTACTACGCCCCCACAGCACACCCCAGTTTCCTACTACGCCCCCACAGCACACGTCAGTTTCCCACTACGCCCCCACAGCACACCCCAGTTTCCTCTTTACAACCACACAACACACCCGAATGCCTCTCCAATCACCATGACTATTTTTGA